Proteins from one Desulfovibrio sp. Fe33 genomic window:
- a CDS encoding ABC transporter substrate-binding protein, translated as MKKMMQMVAAIVLCLGLALPAAAAEPIKIGALYNLTGGMSSIDAPSLRGAQLQAKLINDAGGLLGGRMIEIVGVDTKTDQKDSAIGAKKVLSEGIVAGIGYSDPAFVLPAAPLFQKKGIPFVTSGATLPTLPMMIGDCMFMTPFGDDDQSFAIADYSTNALKLKKIAVWTDNSMDFTKTMSRFYKQRIKENGGEIVLEDFFMMGDKDFSAQIARLKAANADAVFIASIPNEAGLTVKQIREAGLDLPILSGDGFDTELVSTVPGKTLANNVYFSTHTYREDTRPEVLAFVKAYTETYNTPPENAFAALGFDAVGLIANAIKQAGSAEPADIKKALAATDGYPAVTGKITYSRPSGVPVKGVAIISVQGGDYKVENIWYPKAQ; from the coding sequence ATGAAAAAAATGATGCAAATGGTCGCTGCGATCGTCCTTTGCCTCGGCCTGGCCCTCCCGGCCGCAGCCGCCGAACCGATCAAGATCGGCGCGCTGTACAACCTGACCGGCGGCATGAGCTCCATCGACGCCCCGTCCCTGCGCGGCGCACAGCTTCAGGCCAAGCTGATCAACGACGCGGGCGGACTGCTGGGCGGCCGTATGATCGAAATCGTCGGCGTGGACACCAAGACCGACCAGAAGGATTCCGCCATCGGCGCGAAGAAGGTCCTGAGCGAAGGCATTGTCGCCGGTATCGGTTATTCCGATCCCGCGTTCGTCCTGCCCGCCGCCCCCCTGTTCCAGAAAAAGGGCATCCCCTTCGTCACCTCCGGCGCCACCCTGCCGACCCTGCCCATGATGATCGGCGACTGCATGTTCATGACCCCGTTTGGTGACGACGATCAGTCCTTCGCCATCGCGGACTACTCCACCAACGCCCTGAAGCTGAAAAAGATCGCGGTCTGGACCGACAACTCCATGGACTTCACCAAGACCATGTCCCGCTTCTACAAGCAGCGCATCAAGGAAAACGGCGGTGAAATCGTCCTGGAAGACTTCTTCATGATGGGCGACAAGGACTTCTCCGCGCAGATCGCCCGCCTCAAGGCCGCCAATGCCGACGCCGTGTTCATCGCGTCCATCCCGAACGAAGCCGGTCTGACCGTCAAGCAGATCCGCGAGGCCGGTCTCGACCTGCCCATCCTGTCCGGCGACGGTTTCGACACCGAGCTGGTCTCCACGGTTCCCGGCAAGACGCTTGCCAACAACGTGTACTTCTCCACGCACACCTACCGTGAAGACACCCGCCCCGAAGTCCTGGCCTTCGTCAAAGCCTACACCGAGACCTACAATACTCCGCCCGAGAACGCCTTTGCGGCCCTGGGCTTCGACGCCGTCGGCCTGATCGCCAACGCCATCAAGCAGGCCGGCTCCGCCGAACCCGCCGACATCAAGAAGGCCCTGGCCGCCACCGACGGCTACCCCGCGGTCACCGGCAAGATCACCTACTCCCGCCCGTCCGGCGTCCCCGTCAAGGGCGTCGCCATCATCAGCGTCCAGGGCGGCGACTACAAGGTCGAGAACATCTGGTACCCCAAGGCCCAGTAG
- a CDS encoding branched-chain amino acid ABC transporter permease produces MQRRYLVIGGAAATVAALALMQSFFNDYLLSLVCFVGIFGILATSLNLTNGFTGLFSLGHPAFMAIGGYTCALLTFSPVKKPLFLPELPSWLASLHLPFFPSLILGGLVAMAAAVIIGIPVLRLKGHYLAVATMGFLIIVQVLITNMENITRGPLGLNGLDELTNVWWVYGWLAVSIYVCWKVKFSSYGRALISIRDNEMAASCLGISLFPARLQALAIGAFFAGVAGGLWGHLITALTPGSFSLALAFSIVVMVVVGGSGSITGSVITAILFTIAKEFFRPLEENYSVYGVGEIFMALVLVVILIYRPQGLMGDSEPKLLLPRKTLTK; encoded by the coding sequence ATGCAAAGACGTTACCTCGTCATAGGGGGTGCCGCCGCCACGGTCGCGGCCCTTGCGCTCATGCAGTCGTTCTTCAACGACTACCTGCTTTCCTTGGTATGTTTCGTAGGCATCTTCGGCATTCTGGCCACCAGCCTGAACCTGACCAACGGCTTTACCGGCCTTTTCTCACTGGGGCACCCGGCCTTCATGGCCATCGGCGGCTACACATGCGCCCTGCTCACGTTCTCGCCCGTCAAGAAGCCCCTGTTTCTGCCGGAACTTCCGTCCTGGCTGGCAAGCCTGCACCTGCCATTCTTCCCCTCCCTGATCCTCGGCGGACTCGTGGCCATGGCCGCCGCCGTAATCATCGGCATCCCGGTCCTGCGCCTCAAAGGGCATTATCTGGCCGTGGCCACCATGGGCTTCCTTATCATCGTGCAGGTGCTCATCACCAACATGGAAAACATCACGCGAGGCCCCCTGGGCCTCAACGGCCTGGACGAACTGACCAACGTCTGGTGGGTATACGGATGGCTGGCTGTTTCCATCTACGTCTGCTGGAAGGTAAAATTCTCATCATACGGCCGCGCGCTCATCTCGATACGGGATAATGAAATGGCCGCGAGCTGCCTCGGCATTTCCCTGTTCCCTGCGCGATTGCAGGCCCTCGCCATCGGCGCATTCTTCGCCGGAGTGGCCGGCGGCCTGTGGGGACACCTCATCACCGCGCTCACGCCCGGGTCGTTTTCCCTGGCCCTGGCGTTTTCCATCGTCGTCATGGTCGTGGTCGGCGGAAGCGGTTCCATTACCGGCTCCGTCATCACCGCCATCTTGTTCACGATTGCGAAGGAGTTTTTCCGGCCGTTGGAAGAGAACTACTCCGTTTACGGAGTCGGGGAGATCTTCATGGCCCTGGTCCTTGTCGTTATCCTGATCTACAGGCCGCAAGGGCTGATGGGCGATTCAGAGCCGAAATTGCTTCTTCCTCGGAAAACTTTAACAAAATAG
- a CDS encoding branched-chain amino acid ABC transporter permease: MDTAYLAQQLLNGLILGSMYALVAIGFSMIYGIINLINFAHGDILMIGAFATLGLLAHLGLPIWAVMIGVIAVGAFCGILIERIAFRPMRGAPQVTGFIASLGISIIIQNLGILLLSAQPRNFSFPPSFLQSVSVSGFSIRVVDLSIILVTPLLMAALLYIVHRTKMGVAMRATAENLDVARLMGVNINRTIAFTFALGSALAGIGGLMWGGKFGQIDPLMGFLPGLKSFVAAVIGGVGSIPGAILGGYILGMAEVLFVGLLPPIYSSYRDAFVFGSLIVILLIMPNGILGKNVEERA, translated from the coding sequence ATGGATACCGCATATCTCGCACAACAACTGCTCAACGGTCTCATCCTGGGGTCCATGTACGCTCTGGTCGCCATCGGCTTTTCCATGATCTACGGCATCATCAACCTGATCAACTTCGCGCACGGCGACATCCTCATGATCGGCGCATTCGCCACGCTCGGACTGCTTGCCCATCTCGGGCTGCCCATCTGGGCCGTCATGATCGGCGTCATCGCGGTCGGCGCGTTCTGCGGCATCCTCATCGAACGGATCGCCTTCCGGCCCATGCGCGGCGCACCGCAGGTCACCGGGTTCATCGCCTCGCTCGGCATCTCCATCATCATCCAGAACCTCGGCATCCTGCTTCTTTCGGCCCAGCCCCGGAACTTTTCGTTCCCGCCGTCGTTCCTGCAAAGCGTGTCCGTGAGCGGCTTCTCCATCCGCGTGGTGGACCTGAGCATCATTTTGGTCACCCCCCTGCTCATGGCGGCCCTGCTATATATCGTGCACCGCACCAAGATGGGGGTAGCCATGCGCGCCACGGCGGAGAACCTCGACGTGGCCCGGCTCATGGGCGTGAACATCAACAGGACCATAGCCTTCACCTTTGCCCTCGGCTCCGCCCTGGCGGGTATCGGCGGCCTGATGTGGGGTGGCAAGTTCGGCCAGATCGACCCGCTCATGGGCTTTCTGCCCGGCCTCAAATCCTTCGTGGCCGCGGTCATCGGCGGCGTAGGCTCCATTCCCGGCGCCATCCTCGGCGGATACATCCTCGGCATGGCCGAAGTCTTGTTCGTGGGACTGCTCCCGCCCATTTATTCCTCCTACCGCGACGCCTTCGTGTTCGGGAGCCTGATCGTCATCCTGCTCATCATGCCCAACGGCATCCTGGGTAAAAACGTGGAGGAACGCGCATAA
- a CDS encoding ABC transporter ATP-binding protein, whose product MLNIQSLDVYRGSTHVLHDISLQIGRGESVALIGANGAGKTSTLRTISGLLSPRGGTITYRPSPDADPLALHNMKTEDIVAAGVSHCPEGRGVFSQLSVLENLNIGAFLRNDNEGIKRDLDQILTLFPILAERRGQAAGSLSGGEQMMLAVGRALMSRPKLLMLDEPSLGLAPLIVEQIFKLLQEVNETGVTILLVEQNAVMALEFADRAYVIETGRVVMEGPSNELANDDNVRKAYLGG is encoded by the coding sequence ATGCTGAACATACAATCCTTGGACGTATACCGGGGCAGCACCCACGTCCTGCACGATATTTCCCTGCAAATCGGCCGAGGCGAGTCCGTGGCCCTCATCGGAGCCAACGGCGCGGGCAAAACGTCCACGCTCAGGACCATTTCCGGGCTGCTCTCCCCGAGAGGCGGCACCATCACCTACCGGCCGTCGCCGGACGCCGACCCTCTCGCGCTCCACAACATGAAGACCGAGGACATCGTGGCGGCAGGTGTTTCCCACTGCCCGGAAGGGCGCGGCGTATTCAGCCAGCTCAGTGTCCTTGAGAACCTGAACATCGGGGCCTTCCTGCGAAACGACAACGAGGGCATCAAGCGGGATCTCGACCAGATTCTGACGCTCTTCCCCATCCTGGCGGAACGGCGAGGCCAGGCGGCCGGTTCCCTGTCCGGCGGCGAGCAGATGATGCTGGCCGTGGGCCGCGCGCTCATGAGCAGACCCAAGCTGCTCATGCTCGACGAGCCGTCATTGGGATTGGCACCCCTGATCGTGGAGCAGATCTTCAAGCTTTTGCAGGAAGTAAACGAAACCGGCGTGACCATCCTGCTGGTCGAGCAAAACGCGGTCATGGCCCTTGAGTTCGCGGACCGGGCCTATGTCATCGAAACCGGCCGCGTAGTCATGGAAGGCCCCAGCAACGAGCTTGCCAACGACGACAACGTCCGCAAGGCCTACCTCGGAGGATAG
- a CDS encoding ABC transporter ATP-binding protein: MGSQNTPLLEATDLQKRFGGIQAVTDYSLTLTPGELVGLIGPNGAGKTTVFNLLTGVLPPTDGSIVFDGKDITRCKATNTARSGMARTFQNIRIFQSMTVLDNIKVGFHNGAGCGFWQTLLHTPAFRQSEREIEEQAVKLAGILGIEQHLRTIASTLSYGDLRRLEIARALALRPKLLLLDEPAAGMNPQETQDLMQVIRHVNREFELAILLVEHDMPFVMNLCQRLQVLNYGQLLTEGTPEEVQNNPDVIKAYLGSETGSRK, translated from the coding sequence ATGGGGTCACAAAACACACCTCTTCTTGAAGCAACCGATTTACAGAAACGCTTCGGTGGAATCCAAGCGGTCACGGACTATTCCCTGACGCTGACCCCGGGCGAACTGGTCGGACTCATCGGCCCCAACGGGGCGGGAAAAACCACTGTCTTCAACCTCCTTACCGGCGTCCTGCCTCCGACGGACGGCTCCATTGTATTCGACGGCAAGGACATCACCCGATGCAAAGCCACGAACACAGCCCGTTCCGGCATGGCCCGCACCTTCCAGAACATCCGCATCTTTCAGAGCATGACCGTCCTGGACAACATCAAGGTCGGCTTTCACAACGGCGCGGGTTGCGGATTTTGGCAAACACTGCTGCATACTCCCGCCTTCCGGCAATCCGAACGCGAAATCGAGGAGCAGGCCGTAAAACTGGCGGGCATCCTCGGCATTGAGCAACACTTGCGCACCATCGCGTCCACCCTTTCCTACGGCGACCTGCGGCGTCTCGAAATCGCCCGGGCGCTCGCCCTGCGGCCCAAGTTGCTGCTCCTGGACGAACCCGCCGCAGGCATGAACCCGCAGGAGACCCAAGACCTGATGCAGGTAATTCGGCACGTCAACCGGGAATTCGAACTCGCCATCCTGCTCGTGGAACACGACATGCCGTTCGTGATGAACCTGTGCCAACGCCTCCAGGTACTGAACTACGGACAACTGCTCACCGAGGGCACGCCCGAAGAGGTGCAGAACAACCCGGATGTCATCAAGGCGTATCTCGGTTCGGAAACGGGGAGCCGCAAATGA
- a CDS encoding zinc ribbon domain-containing protein, translated as MITCTKCGGKNSDDALACARCGNKLQSSRRSSSRPDHSAAPLEPFRHQGLPRDLMRTVKRMLEAWAYVLVLGTVAGFSIAYKVWWPLYPTVAIIALLLWFRRD; from the coding sequence GTGATAACCTGCACGAAATGCGGAGGCAAAAACTCCGACGACGCCCTGGCCTGCGCCCGATGCGGCAACAAGCTCCAATCCTCCCGACGCTCGTCATCGCGCCCGGACCATTCCGCCGCGCCCCTCGAACCCTTCCGGCACCAGGGCCTCCCCCGGGACCTCATGCGAACCGTCAAACGTATGCTGGAAGCTTGGGCCTACGTCCTGGTCCTCGGCACTGTGGCCGGATTCTCCATCGCCTACAAGGTCTGGTGGCCACTCTACCCGACCGTGGCCATCATAGCCCTCCTCCTCTGGTTTCGAAGAGATTAA
- the purU gene encoding formyltetrahydrofolate deformylase, translating to MTESKESTVRLLITCPDQPGIVAAVSGFLHSKNANIIHSDQHSTDPEGGRFFMRNEFFLPGLDMDGLDNLRREFAEEVAGNFVMGWSLNPVWTPKRMVILCSKVDHALMELLWRWKRGELDAEISMVISNHPTLQREVENFGVPFHHVPVGPSLRDKVTAEDTMIELMNGQTDLIVLARYMQILTSDFVSRYPNRIINIHHSFLPAFVGADPYRRAYERGVKLIGATAHYVTEKLDEGPIIEQDVIRVTHSHTVDDLKRLGGDIERQVLSRAVKWHLEDRVIVDGNKTIVFRR from the coding sequence ATGACCGAATCCAAGGAAAGCACCGTCCGGCTGCTCATCACCTGCCCGGACCAGCCGGGCATCGTAGCCGCTGTTTCCGGTTTTCTGCACAGCAAGAACGCCAATATCATCCACTCGGACCAGCACTCCACCGACCCAGAAGGCGGCCGGTTCTTCATGCGCAACGAGTTCTTCCTGCCCGGCCTGGACATGGACGGCCTGGACAACCTGCGCCGGGAATTCGCCGAGGAAGTAGCCGGCAACTTCGTCATGGGCTGGTCACTGAACCCGGTCTGGACACCCAAGCGGATGGTCATTCTCTGCTCCAAGGTCGACCACGCCCTCATGGAGCTTCTCTGGCGCTGGAAGCGCGGCGAACTGGACGCCGAAATATCCATGGTCATTTCCAACCATCCGACGCTGCAACGCGAGGTGGAGAACTTCGGGGTGCCCTTCCACCACGTGCCGGTGGGCCCTTCCCTCCGCGACAAGGTCACGGCCGAGGACACCATGATCGAGCTGATGAACGGCCAGACGGATCTCATCGTGCTCGCCCGCTACATGCAGATCCTGACCTCCGATTTCGTCAGCCGCTATCCCAACCGGATCATCAACATCCACCACTCGTTCCTGCCCGCCTTCGTGGGCGCTGACCCGTACCGCAGGGCCTATGAACGCGGGGTCAAACTGATTGGCGCCACTGCTCACTACGTCACCGAAAAGCTGGACGAGGGGCCGATCATCGAACAGGACGTCATCCGCGTGACCCACAGCCACACGGTGGACGACCTGAAGAGACTCGGCGGGGACATCGAACGCCAGGTTCTGTCCCGCGCCGTCAAATGGCACCTGGAGGACAGGGTCATCGTGGACGGCAACAAGACCATCGTCTTCCGCCGCTAA
- a CDS encoding D-sedoheptulose 7-phosphate isomerase: protein MSESALQKVMDHASAGLAVRKAFFDTKAELVVEIARAMAVCLAGGGKVMFCGNGGSAADSQHLAAEFTNRFRMERPPLPGLALTTDTSALTAIGNDYSFDEIFSKQLLALGRSGDILVGFSTSGTSTNVIRAMREAKRNNIVTVGLTGQSGAEMAAVSDFLVTVPSGDTAIIQEIHIAAGHMMCHLVDHFLFEAVTELTPYLPESRG, encoded by the coding sequence ATGTCTGAATCCGCTTTGCAGAAGGTGATGGATCACGCTTCGGCCGGTCTGGCCGTGCGCAAGGCCTTTTTCGATACCAAGGCTGAATTGGTGGTCGAGATCGCCCGGGCCATGGCCGTATGCCTGGCCGGGGGCGGCAAGGTCATGTTTTGCGGCAACGGCGGGTCCGCCGCCGACAGCCAGCATCTGGCCGCCGAGTTCACCAACCGGTTCCGCATGGAACGGCCGCCGCTGCCCGGTCTGGCCCTGACCACCGACACGTCTGCCCTGACCGCCATCGGCAACGACTACAGCTTCGACGAGATTTTTTCCAAGCAGCTCCTTGCCCTGGGGCGGTCCGGGGATATTCTCGTGGGCTTTTCCACCTCGGGCACCAGCACCAACGTCATCCGGGCCATGCGCGAAGCCAAGCGCAACAACATCGTCACCGTCGGCCTGACCGGCCAGAGCGGTGCTGAAATGGCCGCCGTGTCCGACTTTCTCGTGACCGTGCCCTCGGGCGATACCGCCATCATCCAGGAAATTCATATCGCCGCCGGGCACATGATGTGCCATCTCGTCGATCACTTCCTCTTCGAGGCCGTGACCGAACTCACCCCCTATCTGCCGGAATCCAGAGGCTAG